A portion of the Eulemur rufifrons isolate Redbay chromosome 30, OSU_ERuf_1, whole genome shotgun sequence genome contains these proteins:
- the LOC138378528 gene encoding protein aurora borealis-like isoform X2, with protein sequence MNKLLPALLFLNQQNYQLQGNLDDKDVEDKRQKAIEEFFTKDVIVPSPWTDHEGKQLSEYHSSKCINICSDSPIGKKLTIDSEKSNAACQTLLSLPVDFNLENILGDYFRADEFADQSPGNLSSSSLRRKLFLDGNGSISDSLPSASSRSPHSSAQASLEVFYSIDLSPVQCRSPGQTPSSGQFSSSPIQASAKKYSLGSITSPSPISSPTFSPVAFQIRKTPLSEQRKFGFHSPDASSGTNSNGITNPCIRSPYIDGCSPIKNWSPMRLEMCRGGTQYRTSLLQIPFTLETHSEDKEDKENIPSTDVSSPGMDAAEIHLRQLNSDASTHGTHLVVTAMSITQNQSSASEKELALLQDVESEKENNTVDMVDPIEIADENTWIKEPVDNGSLPMTDFMSGIAFSIENSHMCMSPLAESSVIPCESSNIQMDSGYNTQNCGSNTMDTVGAESYCKESDIQTFEVETKSQVFNIKQEHTTQRCWMKTASPSQCSSP encoded by the exons ATGAACAAACTCTTGCCAGCCCTtctgtttttaaatcaacaaaattaCCAACTCCAGGGAAATTTAGATG ATAAAGATGTggaagacaaaagacaaaaagccATTGAAGAGTTTTTCACTAAAGATGTCATCGTACCCTCTCCTTGGACTGATCATGAAGGGAAACAGCTTTCAGAGTATCATTCCAGTAAATGCATTAACATATGTAGTGACTCTCCAATTGGAAAAAAGCTGACCATTGATTCTGAGAAAAGCAATGCTGCTTGTCAGACATTGCTGTCTCTTCCTGTggattttaatttagaaaatatattaggTGACTATTTTAGAGCTGATGAATTTGCAGATCAATCTCCTGGAAACCTCAGTTCTTCATCCCTCAGAAGAAAGCTGTTTTTAGATGGGAACGGAAGCATCTCTGACTCCTTACCTTCAGCTTCTTCCAGAAGTCCTCATAGCAGTGCTCAAGCATCACTTGAGGTTTTTTATTCAATAGATTTATCTCCTGTACAGTGTAGGAGCCCTGGGCAGACACCAAGTTCGGGGCAATTTTCTTCTAGCCCAATTCAAGCTAGTGCAAAAAAATACAGTTTGGGAAGCATAACCAGTCCTTCACCTATTTCTTCACCCACTTTCTCACCAGTTGCATTTCAAATAAGAAAGACTCCACTCTCAGAACAAAGGAAGTTTGGTTTTCATTCTCCTGATGCTTCATCTGGAACAAATTCTAATGGAATTACTAATCCATGTATCAGAAGTCCTTATATAGATGGCTGCTCACCAATTAAAAATTGGTCTCCTATGAGACTCGAGATGTGTAGAGGTGGTACTCAGTATCGGACCTCACTGCTTCAGATACCTTTTACTCTTGAGACTCACAGTGAAGATAAAGAAGATAAAGAGAATATTCCTTCCACAGATGTTTCATCACCAGGCATGGATGCTGCTGAAATACACCTACGGCAGTTGAATAGTGATGCTTCTACACATGGCACACATCTAGTTGTGACTGCCATGTCTATTACACAAAATCAGTCCAGTGCTTCTGAGAAAGAATTAGCACTGTTGCAGGATGTTGAAAGTGAGAAGGAGAATAACACTGTGGATATGGTTGATCCTATAGAGATAGCAGATGAGAACACTTGGATTAAGGAGCCGGTTGATAATGGGAGTTTACCCATGACTGATTTTATGAGTGGCATTGCCTTCAGTATTGAAAACTCTCACATGTGCATGTCGCCTCTTGCTGAAAGCAGTGTCATTCCTTGTGAAAGCAGTAACATTCAGATGGATAGTGGCTACAATACGCAGAATTGTGGAAGCAATACTATGGATACAGTCGGGGCAGAAAGTTACTGCAAAGAAAGTGATATACAAACTTTTGAAGTGGAAACTAAGTCTCAAGTTTTTAATATAAAGCAAGAACACACAACACAAAGGTGTTGGATGAAAACAGCAAGTCCTTCTCAATGCAGCAGTCCATAG
- the LOC138378528 gene encoding protein aurora borealis-like isoform X1, with product MGDVKESKMQITPETPGRIPVLNPFESPSDYSNLHEQTLASPSVFKSTKLPFFTKDVIVPSPWTDHEGKQLSEYHSSKCINICSDSPIGKKLTIDSEKSNAACQTLLSLPVDFNLENILGDYFRADEFADQSPGNLSSSSLRRKLFLDGNGSISDSLPSASSRSPHSSAQASLEVFYSIDLSPVQCRSPGQTPSSGQFSSSPIQASAKKYSLGSITSPSPISSPTFSPVAFQIRKTPLSEQRKFGFHSPDASSGTNSNGITNPCIRSPYIDGCSPIKNWSPMRLEMCRGGTQYRTSLLQIPFTLETHSEDKEDKENIPSTDVSSPGMDAAEIHLRQLNSDASTHGTHLVVTAMSITQNQSSASEKELALLQDVESEKENNTVDMVDPIEIADENTWIKEPVDNGSLPMTDFMSGIAFSIENSHMCMSPLAESSVIPCESSNIQMDSGYNTQNCGSNTMDTVGAESYCKESDIQTFEVETKSQVFNIKQEHTTQRCWMKTASPSQCSSP from the exons ATGGGAGATGTCAAAGAATCAAAAATGCAAATAACACCGGAAACTCCAGGAAGGATCCCTGTTTTAAATCCTTTTGAAAGTCCTAGTGATTATTCTAATCTTCATGAACAAACTCTTGCCAGCCCTtctgtttttaaatcaacaaaattaCC GTTTTTCACTAAAGATGTCATCGTACCCTCTCCTTGGACTGATCATGAAGGGAAACAGCTTTCAGAGTATCATTCCAGTAAATGCATTAACATATGTAGTGACTCTCCAATTGGAAAAAAGCTGACCATTGATTCTGAGAAAAGCAATGCTGCTTGTCAGACATTGCTGTCTCTTCCTGTggattttaatttagaaaatatattaggTGACTATTTTAGAGCTGATGAATTTGCAGATCAATCTCCTGGAAACCTCAGTTCTTCATCCCTCAGAAGAAAGCTGTTTTTAGATGGGAACGGAAGCATCTCTGACTCCTTACCTTCAGCTTCTTCCAGAAGTCCTCATAGCAGTGCTCAAGCATCACTTGAGGTTTTTTATTCAATAGATTTATCTCCTGTACAGTGTAGGAGCCCTGGGCAGACACCAAGTTCGGGGCAATTTTCTTCTAGCCCAATTCAAGCTAGTGCAAAAAAATACAGTTTGGGAAGCATAACCAGTCCTTCACCTATTTCTTCACCCACTTTCTCACCAGTTGCATTTCAAATAAGAAAGACTCCACTCTCAGAACAAAGGAAGTTTGGTTTTCATTCTCCTGATGCTTCATCTGGAACAAATTCTAATGGAATTACTAATCCATGTATCAGAAGTCCTTATATAGATGGCTGCTCACCAATTAAAAATTGGTCTCCTATGAGACTCGAGATGTGTAGAGGTGGTACTCAGTATCGGACCTCACTGCTTCAGATACCTTTTACTCTTGAGACTCACAGTGAAGATAAAGAAGATAAAGAGAATATTCCTTCCACAGATGTTTCATCACCAGGCATGGATGCTGCTGAAATACACCTACGGCAGTTGAATAGTGATGCTTCTACACATGGCACACATCTAGTTGTGACTGCCATGTCTATTACACAAAATCAGTCCAGTGCTTCTGAGAAAGAATTAGCACTGTTGCAGGATGTTGAAAGTGAGAAGGAGAATAACACTGTGGATATGGTTGATCCTATAGAGATAGCAGATGAGAACACTTGGATTAAGGAGCCGGTTGATAATGGGAGTTTACCCATGACTGATTTTATGAGTGGCATTGCCTTCAGTATTGAAAACTCTCACATGTGCATGTCGCCTCTTGCTGAAAGCAGTGTCATTCCTTGTGAAAGCAGTAACATTCAGATGGATAGTGGCTACAATACGCAGAATTGTGGAAGCAATACTATGGATACAGTCGGGGCAGAAAGTTACTGCAAAGAAAGTGATATACAAACTTTTGAAGTGGAAACTAAGTCTCAAGTTTTTAATATAAAGCAAGAACACACAACACAAAGGTGTTGGATGAAAACAGCAAGTCCTTCTCAATGCAGCAGTCCATAG
- the LOC138378528 gene encoding protein aurora borealis-like isoform X3 produces the protein MGDVKESKMQITPETPGRIPVLNPFESPSDYSNLHEQTLASPSVFKSTKLPTPGKFRWSIDQLAVINPVEIDPEDIHRQALYLSHSRIDKDVEDKRQKAIEEFFTKDVIVPSPWTDHEGKQLSEYHSSKCINICSDSPIGKKLTIDSEKSNAACQTLLSLPVDFNLENILGDYFRADEFADQSPGNLSSSSLRRKLFLDGNGSISDSLPSASSRSPHSSAQASLEVFYSIDLSPVQCRSPGQTPSSGQFSSSPIQASAKKYSLGSITSPSPISSPTFSPVAFQIRKTPLSEQRKFGFHSPDASSGTNSNGITNPCIRSPYIDGCSPIKNWSPMRLEMCRGGTQYRTSLLQIPFTLETHSEDKEDKENIPSTDVSSPGMDAAEIHLRQLNSDASTHGTHLVVTAMSITQNQSSASEKELALLQDVESEKENNTVDMVDPIEIADENTWIKEPVDNGSLPMTDFMSGIAFSIENSHMCMSPLAESSVIPCESSNIQMDSGYNTQNCGSNTMDTVGAESYCKESDIQTFEVETKSQVFNIKQEHTTQRCWMKTASPSQCSSP, from the coding sequence ATGGGAGATGTCAAAGAATCAAAAATGCAAATAACACCGGAAACTCCAGGAAGGATCCCTGTTTTAAATCCTTTTGAAAGTCCTAGTGATTATTCTAATCTTCATGAACAAACTCTTGCCAGCCCTtctgtttttaaatcaacaaaattaCCAACTCCAGGGAAATTTAGATGGTCTATCGATCAACTAGCTGTAATAAATCCTGTAGAAATAGATCCAGAAGATATTCATCGTCAAGCTTTATACTTAAGTCATTCTCGAATAGATAAAGATGTggaagacaaaagacaaaaagccATTGAAGAGTTTTTCACTAAAGATGTCATCGTACCCTCTCCTTGGACTGATCATGAAGGGAAACAGCTTTCAGAGTATCATTCCAGTAAATGCATTAACATATGTAGTGACTCTCCAATTGGAAAAAAGCTGACCATTGATTCTGAGAAAAGCAATGCTGCTTGTCAGACATTGCTGTCTCTTCCTGTggattttaatttagaaaatatattaggTGACTATTTTAGAGCTGATGAATTTGCAGATCAATCTCCTGGAAACCTCAGTTCTTCATCCCTCAGAAGAAAGCTGTTTTTAGATGGGAACGGAAGCATCTCTGACTCCTTACCTTCAGCTTCTTCCAGAAGTCCTCATAGCAGTGCTCAAGCATCACTTGAGGTTTTTTATTCAATAGATTTATCTCCTGTACAGTGTAGGAGCCCTGGGCAGACACCAAGTTCGGGGCAATTTTCTTCTAGCCCAATTCAAGCTAGTGCAAAAAAATACAGTTTGGGAAGCATAACCAGTCCTTCACCTATTTCTTCACCCACTTTCTCACCAGTTGCATTTCAAATAAGAAAGACTCCACTCTCAGAACAAAGGAAGTTTGGTTTTCATTCTCCTGATGCTTCATCTGGAACAAATTCTAATGGAATTACTAATCCATGTATCAGAAGTCCTTATATAGATGGCTGCTCACCAATTAAAAATTGGTCTCCTATGAGACTCGAGATGTGTAGAGGTGGTACTCAGTATCGGACCTCACTGCTTCAGATACCTTTTACTCTTGAGACTCACAGTGAAGATAAAGAAGATAAAGAGAATATTCCTTCCACAGATGTTTCATCACCAGGCATGGATGCTGCTGAAATACACCTACGGCAGTTGAATAGTGATGCTTCTACACATGGCACACATCTAGTTGTGACTGCCATGTCTATTACACAAAATCAGTCCAGTGCTTCTGAGAAAGAATTAGCACTGTTGCAGGATGTTGAAAGTGAGAAGGAGAATAACACTGTGGATATGGTTGATCCTATAGAGATAGCAGATGAGAACACTTGGATTAAGGAGCCGGTTGATAATGGGAGTTTACCCATGACTGATTTTATGAGTGGCATTGCCTTCAGTATTGAAAACTCTCACATGTGCATGTCGCCTCTTGCTGAAAGCAGTGTCATTCCTTGTGAAAGCAGTAACATTCAGATGGATAGTGGCTACAATACGCAGAATTGTGGAAGCAATACTATGGATACAGTCGGGGCAGAAAGTTACTGCAAAGAAAGTGATATACAAACTTTTGAAGTGGAAACTAAGTCTCAAGTTTTTAATATAAAGCAAGAACACACAACACAAAGGTGTTGGATGAAAACAGCAAGTCCTTCTCAATGCAGCAGTCCATAG